From one Salmo salar chromosome ssa09, Ssal_v3.1, whole genome shotgun sequence genomic stretch:
- the LOC106612218 gene encoding kinesin-like protein KIF3A isoform X4 — MPSNKMDKSDKPEVMDNVKVVVRCRPLNQKERSMGHKQAVSVDENRGTITVNKLETTHEPPKTFTFDTVFGPDSKQLDVYNLTARPIIDSVLEGYNGTIFAYGQTGTGKTFTMEGVRAVPELRGIIPNSFAHVFGHIAKAEGDTRFLVRVSYLEIYNEEVRDLLGKDQMQRLEVKERPDVGVYIKDLSGYVVNNADDMDRIMTMGHKNRSVGSTNMNEHSSRSHAIFTITIECSEKGVDGDQHVRMGKLHLVDLAGSERQGKTGATGQRLKEATKINLSLSTLGNVISALVDGKSTHVPYRNSKLTRLLQDSLGGNSKTMMCANIGPADYNYDETISTLRYANRAKNIKNKARINEDPKDALLRQFQKEIEELRKKLQEGEEISGSEGSGSEEMDEGDDEGREGGEGRRKRREDRGKKKVSPDKMVEMQAKIEEERKELEAKLDMEEEERNKARAELEKRENDLLKAQQEHHLLLEKLSALEKKVIVGGVDLLAKAEEQEKLLQESNNELEERRRRAEQLRRELEEKEAERLDMEEKYSSLQEEAQGKTKKLKKVWTMLMAAKSEMADLQQEHHREIEGLLENIRHLSRELRLQMLIIDSFIPQEYQEMIENYVQWNEDIGEWQLKCVAYTGNNMRKQTPVPDKKDKDPFELDLSHVYLAYTEESMRQSLMKLERPRSSKSSRPKTGRRKRSAKPEAVMESLLQ, encoded by the exons ATGCCG AGCAACAAGATGGACAAATCTGACAAGCCGGAGGTCATGGACAACGTGAAAGTGGTTGTGCGATGTCGACCGCTGAACCAGAAGGAGAGGAGTATGGGCCACAAGCAGGCCGTCAGTGTGGATGAGAACCGAGGGACCATCACCGTCAACAAATTAGAGACCACCCACGAACCCCCCAAAACCTTCACATTTGACACCGTGTTCGGACCAGACAGCAAACAGCTGGACGTTTACAATCTGACAGCCCGCCCCATCATAGACTCAGTATTAGAGGGTTACAATG GGACCATCTTTGCGtacggacagacagggacaggaaaGACGTTCACCATGGAGGGAGTGAGGGCAGTGCCAGAGCTCCGAGGAATAATCCCCAACTCCTTTGCTCATGTGTTCGGCCACATCGCCAAAGCAGAGGGCGACACCCG GTTCTTAGTTCGCGTCTCTTATCTGGAGATTTACAATGAAGAAGTGAGGGACCTGCTCGGGAAGGACCAGATGCAGAGGCTGGAG GTGAAGGAGAGGCCAGATGTGGGCGTTTACATCAAGGACCTGTCTGGTTATGTGGTGAACAACGCTGATGACATGGACAGGATTATGACAATGGGGCACAAGAATC GCTCGGTTGGCTCCACCAACATGAATGAACACAGCTCTCGCTCTCATGCCATCTTCACCATCACCATCGAGTGCAGTGAGAAGGGCGTGGATGGAGACCAGCACGTACGCATGGGAAAACTCCACTTAGTGGATCTGGCG GGTTCTGAGCGTCAGGGGAAGACGGGAGCGACGGGCCAGCGGCTGAAAGAGGCCACTAAGATCAACCTGTCTCTGTCCACGCTGGGTAACGTCATCTCAGCTCTGGTGGACGGGAAGAGCACCCACGTCCCCTACAGGAACTCCAAACTCACCCGCCTGCTGCAAGACTCACTGGGGGGAAACTCCAAGACCATGATG TGTGCGAACATCGGCCCTGCGGACTATAACTACGACGAGACCATCAGCACGCTGCGTTACGCCAACCGGGCCAAGAACATCAAGAACAAAGCCCGGATCAATGAAGACCCCAAGGATGCCCTGCTACGGCAGTTCCAGAAGGAGATCGAAGAGCTTAGGAAGAAACTCCAAGAAG GGGAAGAGATCTCCGGGTCGGAGGGCAGTGGATCAGAAGAGATGGATGAAGGAGATGAcgagggaagagaaggaggagagggacgaAGGAAGCGGAGAG AAGACAGAG ggaagAAGAAGGTTTCTCCTGACAAGATGGTGGAGATGCAGGCGAAGatcgaggaggagaggaaggagctaGAAGCCAAGctggacatggaggaggaggagaggaacaaggCCAGGGCagaactggagaagagagagaatgatcTGCTCAAAGCGCA ACAGGAGCATCACCTGCTGCTGGAGAAGCTGTCAGCCCTGGAGAAGAAGGTGATCGTAGGAGGGGTGGACCTCCTGGCCAAGGCTGAGGAGCAGGAGAAACTACTGCAGGAGTCTAACAATGAGTTAGAGGAGAGACGCAGGAGGGCTGAGCAGCTCCGCAGAGAactagaggagaaggag GCGGAGCGTCTGGACATGGAAGAGAAGTACTCCAGTCTGCAGGAGGAGGCTCAGGGGAAGACCAAGAAGCTGAAGAAAGTCTGGACCATGCTGATGGCTGCCAAGTCAGAG aTGGCCGACCTGCAGCAGGAGCATCACCGGGAGATCGAGGGCCTGCTGGAGAATATCCGCCACCTCAGCAGAGAGCTACGACTGCAGATGCTCATCATAGACAGCTTCATCCCACAGgaataccag GAGATGATTGAGAACTATGTACAGTGGAATGAGGACATTGGGGAATGGCAGCTG AAGTGTGTAGCGTACACTGGTAACAACATGAGGAAACAGACCCCCGTGCCGGACAAGAAAGACAAAGAT ccgTTTGAGCTTGACTTGTCCCATGTGTACTTGGCCTACACAGAGGAGAGTATGAGACAGTCACTGATGAAGCTGGAGAGGCCCAGGTCCTCCAAGAGTAGTAGGCCCAAGACTGGACGAAG GAAAAGATCAGCGAAGCCCGAGGCTGTGATggaatccctgctgcagtga
- the LOC106612218 gene encoding kinesin-like protein KIF3A isoform X6, with translation MPSNKMDKSDKPEVMDNVKVVVRCRPLNQKERSMGHKQAVSVDENRGTITVNKLETTHEPPKTFTFDTVFGPDSKQLDVYNLTARPIIDSVLEGYNGTIFAYGQTGTGKTFTMEGVRAVPELRGIIPNSFAHVFGHIAKAEGDTRFLVRVSYLEIYNEEVRDLLGKDQMQRLEVKERPDVGVYIKDLSGYVVNNADDMDRIMTMGHKNRSVGSTNMNEHSSRSHAIFTITIECSEKGVDGDQHVRMGKLHLVDLAGSERQGKTGATGQRLKEATKINLSLSTLGNVISALVDGKSTHVPYRNSKLTRLLQDSLGGNSKTMMCANIGPADYNYDETISTLRYANRAKNIKNKARINEDPKDALLRQFQKEIEELRKKLQEGEEISGSEGSGSEEMDEGDDEGREGGEGRRKRRGKKKVSPDKMVEMQAKIEEERKELEAKLDMEEEERNKARAELEKRENDLLKAQQEHHLLLEKLSALEKKVIVGGVDLLAKAEEQEKLLQESNNELEERRRRAEQLRRELEEKEAERLDMEEKYSSLQEEAQGKTKKLKKVWTMLMAAKSEMADLQQEHHREIEGLLENIRHLSRELRLQMLIIDSFIPQEYQEMIENYVQWNEDIGEWQLKCVAYTGNNMRKQTPVPDKKDKDPFELDLSHVYLAYTEESMRQSLMKLERPRSSKSSRPKTGRRKRSAKPEAVMESLLQ, from the exons ATGCCG AGCAACAAGATGGACAAATCTGACAAGCCGGAGGTCATGGACAACGTGAAAGTGGTTGTGCGATGTCGACCGCTGAACCAGAAGGAGAGGAGTATGGGCCACAAGCAGGCCGTCAGTGTGGATGAGAACCGAGGGACCATCACCGTCAACAAATTAGAGACCACCCACGAACCCCCCAAAACCTTCACATTTGACACCGTGTTCGGACCAGACAGCAAACAGCTGGACGTTTACAATCTGACAGCCCGCCCCATCATAGACTCAGTATTAGAGGGTTACAATG GGACCATCTTTGCGtacggacagacagggacaggaaaGACGTTCACCATGGAGGGAGTGAGGGCAGTGCCAGAGCTCCGAGGAATAATCCCCAACTCCTTTGCTCATGTGTTCGGCCACATCGCCAAAGCAGAGGGCGACACCCG GTTCTTAGTTCGCGTCTCTTATCTGGAGATTTACAATGAAGAAGTGAGGGACCTGCTCGGGAAGGACCAGATGCAGAGGCTGGAG GTGAAGGAGAGGCCAGATGTGGGCGTTTACATCAAGGACCTGTCTGGTTATGTGGTGAACAACGCTGATGACATGGACAGGATTATGACAATGGGGCACAAGAATC GCTCGGTTGGCTCCACCAACATGAATGAACACAGCTCTCGCTCTCATGCCATCTTCACCATCACCATCGAGTGCAGTGAGAAGGGCGTGGATGGAGACCAGCACGTACGCATGGGAAAACTCCACTTAGTGGATCTGGCG GGTTCTGAGCGTCAGGGGAAGACGGGAGCGACGGGCCAGCGGCTGAAAGAGGCCACTAAGATCAACCTGTCTCTGTCCACGCTGGGTAACGTCATCTCAGCTCTGGTGGACGGGAAGAGCACCCACGTCCCCTACAGGAACTCCAAACTCACCCGCCTGCTGCAAGACTCACTGGGGGGAAACTCCAAGACCATGATG TGTGCGAACATCGGCCCTGCGGACTATAACTACGACGAGACCATCAGCACGCTGCGTTACGCCAACCGGGCCAAGAACATCAAGAACAAAGCCCGGATCAATGAAGACCCCAAGGATGCCCTGCTACGGCAGTTCCAGAAGGAGATCGAAGAGCTTAGGAAGAAACTCCAAGAAG GGGAAGAGATCTCCGGGTCGGAGGGCAGTGGATCAGAAGAGATGGATGAAGGAGATGAcgagggaagagaaggaggagagggacgaAGGAAGCGGAGAG ggaagAAGAAGGTTTCTCCTGACAAGATGGTGGAGATGCAGGCGAAGatcgaggaggagaggaaggagctaGAAGCCAAGctggacatggaggaggaggagaggaacaaggCCAGGGCagaactggagaagagagagaatgatcTGCTCAAAGCGCA ACAGGAGCATCACCTGCTGCTGGAGAAGCTGTCAGCCCTGGAGAAGAAGGTGATCGTAGGAGGGGTGGACCTCCTGGCCAAGGCTGAGGAGCAGGAGAAACTACTGCAGGAGTCTAACAATGAGTTAGAGGAGAGACGCAGGAGGGCTGAGCAGCTCCGCAGAGAactagaggagaaggag GCGGAGCGTCTGGACATGGAAGAGAAGTACTCCAGTCTGCAGGAGGAGGCTCAGGGGAAGACCAAGAAGCTGAAGAAAGTCTGGACCATGCTGATGGCTGCCAAGTCAGAG aTGGCCGACCTGCAGCAGGAGCATCACCGGGAGATCGAGGGCCTGCTGGAGAATATCCGCCACCTCAGCAGAGAGCTACGACTGCAGATGCTCATCATAGACAGCTTCATCCCACAGgaataccag GAGATGATTGAGAACTATGTACAGTGGAATGAGGACATTGGGGAATGGCAGCTG AAGTGTGTAGCGTACACTGGTAACAACATGAGGAAACAGACCCCCGTGCCGGACAAGAAAGACAAAGAT ccgTTTGAGCTTGACTTGTCCCATGTGTACTTGGCCTACACAGAGGAGAGTATGAGACAGTCACTGATGAAGCTGGAGAGGCCCAGGTCCTCCAAGAGTAGTAGGCCCAAGACTGGACGAAG GAAAAGATCAGCGAAGCCCGAGGCTGTGATggaatccctgctgcagtga
- the LOC106612218 gene encoding kinesin-like protein KIF3A isoform X5, with protein sequence MPSNKMDKSDKPEVMDNVKVVVRCRPLNQKERSMGHKQAVSVDENRGTITVNKLETTHEPPKTFTFDTVFGPDSKQLDVYNLTARPIIDSVLEGYNGTIFAYGQTGTGKTFTMEGVRAVPELRGIIPNSFAHVFGHIAKAEGDTRFLVRVSYLEIYNEEVRDLLGKDQMQRLEVKERPDVGVYIKDLSGYVVNNADDMDRIMTMGHKNRSVGSTNMNEHSSRSHAIFTITIECSEKGVDGDQHVRMGKLHLVDLAGSERQGKTGATGQRLKEATKINLSLSTLGNVISALVDGKSTHVPYRNSKLTRLLQDSLGGNSKTMMCANIGPADYNYDETISTLRYANRAKNIKNKARINEDPKDALLRQFQKEIEELRKKLQEGEEISGSEGSGSEEMDEGDDEGREGGEGRRKRRDRGKKKVSPDKMVEMQAKIEEERKELEAKLDMEEEERNKARAELEKRENDLLKAQQEHHLLLEKLSALEKKVIVGGVDLLAKAEEQEKLLQESNNELEERRRRAEQLRRELEEKEAERLDMEEKYSSLQEEAQGKTKKLKKVWTMLMAAKSEMADLQQEHHREIEGLLENIRHLSRELRLQMLIIDSFIPQEYQEMIENYVQWNEDIGEWQLKCVAYTGNNMRKQTPVPDKKDKDPFELDLSHVYLAYTEESMRQSLMKLERPRSSKSSRPKTGRRKRSAKPEAVMESLLQ encoded by the exons ATGCCG AGCAACAAGATGGACAAATCTGACAAGCCGGAGGTCATGGACAACGTGAAAGTGGTTGTGCGATGTCGACCGCTGAACCAGAAGGAGAGGAGTATGGGCCACAAGCAGGCCGTCAGTGTGGATGAGAACCGAGGGACCATCACCGTCAACAAATTAGAGACCACCCACGAACCCCCCAAAACCTTCACATTTGACACCGTGTTCGGACCAGACAGCAAACAGCTGGACGTTTACAATCTGACAGCCCGCCCCATCATAGACTCAGTATTAGAGGGTTACAATG GGACCATCTTTGCGtacggacagacagggacaggaaaGACGTTCACCATGGAGGGAGTGAGGGCAGTGCCAGAGCTCCGAGGAATAATCCCCAACTCCTTTGCTCATGTGTTCGGCCACATCGCCAAAGCAGAGGGCGACACCCG GTTCTTAGTTCGCGTCTCTTATCTGGAGATTTACAATGAAGAAGTGAGGGACCTGCTCGGGAAGGACCAGATGCAGAGGCTGGAG GTGAAGGAGAGGCCAGATGTGGGCGTTTACATCAAGGACCTGTCTGGTTATGTGGTGAACAACGCTGATGACATGGACAGGATTATGACAATGGGGCACAAGAATC GCTCGGTTGGCTCCACCAACATGAATGAACACAGCTCTCGCTCTCATGCCATCTTCACCATCACCATCGAGTGCAGTGAGAAGGGCGTGGATGGAGACCAGCACGTACGCATGGGAAAACTCCACTTAGTGGATCTGGCG GGTTCTGAGCGTCAGGGGAAGACGGGAGCGACGGGCCAGCGGCTGAAAGAGGCCACTAAGATCAACCTGTCTCTGTCCACGCTGGGTAACGTCATCTCAGCTCTGGTGGACGGGAAGAGCACCCACGTCCCCTACAGGAACTCCAAACTCACCCGCCTGCTGCAAGACTCACTGGGGGGAAACTCCAAGACCATGATG TGTGCGAACATCGGCCCTGCGGACTATAACTACGACGAGACCATCAGCACGCTGCGTTACGCCAACCGGGCCAAGAACATCAAGAACAAAGCCCGGATCAATGAAGACCCCAAGGATGCCCTGCTACGGCAGTTCCAGAAGGAGATCGAAGAGCTTAGGAAGAAACTCCAAGAAG GGGAAGAGATCTCCGGGTCGGAGGGCAGTGGATCAGAAGAGATGGATGAAGGAGATGAcgagggaagagaaggaggagagggacgaAGGAAGCGGAGAG ACAGAG ggaagAAGAAGGTTTCTCCTGACAAGATGGTGGAGATGCAGGCGAAGatcgaggaggagaggaaggagctaGAAGCCAAGctggacatggaggaggaggagaggaacaaggCCAGGGCagaactggagaagagagagaatgatcTGCTCAAAGCGCA ACAGGAGCATCACCTGCTGCTGGAGAAGCTGTCAGCCCTGGAGAAGAAGGTGATCGTAGGAGGGGTGGACCTCCTGGCCAAGGCTGAGGAGCAGGAGAAACTACTGCAGGAGTCTAACAATGAGTTAGAGGAGAGACGCAGGAGGGCTGAGCAGCTCCGCAGAGAactagaggagaaggag GCGGAGCGTCTGGACATGGAAGAGAAGTACTCCAGTCTGCAGGAGGAGGCTCAGGGGAAGACCAAGAAGCTGAAGAAAGTCTGGACCATGCTGATGGCTGCCAAGTCAGAG aTGGCCGACCTGCAGCAGGAGCATCACCGGGAGATCGAGGGCCTGCTGGAGAATATCCGCCACCTCAGCAGAGAGCTACGACTGCAGATGCTCATCATAGACAGCTTCATCCCACAGgaataccag GAGATGATTGAGAACTATGTACAGTGGAATGAGGACATTGGGGAATGGCAGCTG AAGTGTGTAGCGTACACTGGTAACAACATGAGGAAACAGACCCCCGTGCCGGACAAGAAAGACAAAGAT ccgTTTGAGCTTGACTTGTCCCATGTGTACTTGGCCTACACAGAGGAGAGTATGAGACAGTCACTGATGAAGCTGGAGAGGCCCAGGTCCTCCAAGAGTAGTAGGCCCAAGACTGGACGAAG GAAAAGATCAGCGAAGCCCGAGGCTGTGATggaatccctgctgcagtga
- the LOC106612218 gene encoding kinesin-like protein KIF3A isoform X2, with protein sequence MPSNKMDKSDKPEVMDNVKVVVRCRPLNQKERSMGHKQAVSVDENRGTITVNKLETTHEPPKTFTFDTVFGPDSKQLDVYNLTARPIIDSVLEGYNGTIFAYGQTGTGKTFTMEGVRAVPELRGIIPNSFAHVFGHIAKAEGDTRFLVRVSYLEIYNEEVRDLLGKDQMQRLEVKERPDVGVYIKDLSGYVVNNADDMDRIMTMGHKNRSVGSTNMNEHSSRSHAIFTITIECSEKGVDGDQHVRMGKLHLVDLAGSERQGKTGATGQRLKEATKINLSLSTLGNVISALVDGKSTHVPYRNSKLTRLLQDSLGGNSKTMMCANIGPADYNYDETISTLRYANRAKNIKNKARINEDPKDALLRQFQKEIEELRKKLQEGEEISGSEGSGSEEMDEGDDEGREGGEGRRKRRGSGSSISSSDSSIEAQTTEEKPKAQTNRGKKKVSPDKMVEMQAKIEEERKELEAKLDMEEEERNKARAELEKRENDLLKAQQEHHLLLEKLSALEKKVIVGGVDLLAKAEEQEKLLQESNNELEERRRRAEQLRRELEEKEAERLDMEEKYSSLQEEAQGKTKKLKKVWTMLMAAKSEMADLQQEHHREIEGLLENIRHLSRELRLQMLIIDSFIPQEYQEMIENYVQWNEDIGEWQLKCVAYTGNNMRKQTPVPDKKDKDPFELDLSHVYLAYTEESMRQSLMKLERPRSSKSSRPKTGRRKRSAKPEAVMESLLQ encoded by the exons ATGCCG AGCAACAAGATGGACAAATCTGACAAGCCGGAGGTCATGGACAACGTGAAAGTGGTTGTGCGATGTCGACCGCTGAACCAGAAGGAGAGGAGTATGGGCCACAAGCAGGCCGTCAGTGTGGATGAGAACCGAGGGACCATCACCGTCAACAAATTAGAGACCACCCACGAACCCCCCAAAACCTTCACATTTGACACCGTGTTCGGACCAGACAGCAAACAGCTGGACGTTTACAATCTGACAGCCCGCCCCATCATAGACTCAGTATTAGAGGGTTACAATG GGACCATCTTTGCGtacggacagacagggacaggaaaGACGTTCACCATGGAGGGAGTGAGGGCAGTGCCAGAGCTCCGAGGAATAATCCCCAACTCCTTTGCTCATGTGTTCGGCCACATCGCCAAAGCAGAGGGCGACACCCG GTTCTTAGTTCGCGTCTCTTATCTGGAGATTTACAATGAAGAAGTGAGGGACCTGCTCGGGAAGGACCAGATGCAGAGGCTGGAG GTGAAGGAGAGGCCAGATGTGGGCGTTTACATCAAGGACCTGTCTGGTTATGTGGTGAACAACGCTGATGACATGGACAGGATTATGACAATGGGGCACAAGAATC GCTCGGTTGGCTCCACCAACATGAATGAACACAGCTCTCGCTCTCATGCCATCTTCACCATCACCATCGAGTGCAGTGAGAAGGGCGTGGATGGAGACCAGCACGTACGCATGGGAAAACTCCACTTAGTGGATCTGGCG GGTTCTGAGCGTCAGGGGAAGACGGGAGCGACGGGCCAGCGGCTGAAAGAGGCCACTAAGATCAACCTGTCTCTGTCCACGCTGGGTAACGTCATCTCAGCTCTGGTGGACGGGAAGAGCACCCACGTCCCCTACAGGAACTCCAAACTCACCCGCCTGCTGCAAGACTCACTGGGGGGAAACTCCAAGACCATGATG TGTGCGAACATCGGCCCTGCGGACTATAACTACGACGAGACCATCAGCACGCTGCGTTACGCCAACCGGGCCAAGAACATCAAGAACAAAGCCCGGATCAATGAAGACCCCAAGGATGCCCTGCTACGGCAGTTCCAGAAGGAGATCGAAGAGCTTAGGAAGAAACTCCAAGAAG GGGAAGAGATCTCCGGGTCGGAGGGCAGTGGATCAGAAGAGATGGATGAAGGAGATGAcgagggaagagaaggaggagagggacgaAGGAAGCGGAGAG GTAGTGGCAGCAGCATCAGTAGCTCAGACTCCTCTATAGAGGCACAGACCACTGAGGAGAAACCCAAGGCTCAGACTA ACAGAG ggaagAAGAAGGTTTCTCCTGACAAGATGGTGGAGATGCAGGCGAAGatcgaggaggagaggaaggagctaGAAGCCAAGctggacatggaggaggaggagaggaacaaggCCAGGGCagaactggagaagagagagaatgatcTGCTCAAAGCGCA ACAGGAGCATCACCTGCTGCTGGAGAAGCTGTCAGCCCTGGAGAAGAAGGTGATCGTAGGAGGGGTGGACCTCCTGGCCAAGGCTGAGGAGCAGGAGAAACTACTGCAGGAGTCTAACAATGAGTTAGAGGAGAGACGCAGGAGGGCTGAGCAGCTCCGCAGAGAactagaggagaaggag GCGGAGCGTCTGGACATGGAAGAGAAGTACTCCAGTCTGCAGGAGGAGGCTCAGGGGAAGACCAAGAAGCTGAAGAAAGTCTGGACCATGCTGATGGCTGCCAAGTCAGAG aTGGCCGACCTGCAGCAGGAGCATCACCGGGAGATCGAGGGCCTGCTGGAGAATATCCGCCACCTCAGCAGAGAGCTACGACTGCAGATGCTCATCATAGACAGCTTCATCCCACAGgaataccag GAGATGATTGAGAACTATGTACAGTGGAATGAGGACATTGGGGAATGGCAGCTG AAGTGTGTAGCGTACACTGGTAACAACATGAGGAAACAGACCCCCGTGCCGGACAAGAAAGACAAAGAT ccgTTTGAGCTTGACTTGTCCCATGTGTACTTGGCCTACACAGAGGAGAGTATGAGACAGTCACTGATGAAGCTGGAGAGGCCCAGGTCCTCCAAGAGTAGTAGGCCCAAGACTGGACGAAG GAAAAGATCAGCGAAGCCCGAGGCTGTGATggaatccctgctgcagtga
- the LOC106612218 gene encoding kinesin-like protein KIF3A isoform X3: protein MPSNKMDKSDKPEVMDNVKVVVRCRPLNQKERSMGHKQAVSVDENRGTITVNKLETTHEPPKTFTFDTVFGPDSKQLDVYNLTARPIIDSVLEGYNGTIFAYGQTGTGKTFTMEGVRAVPELRGIIPNSFAHVFGHIAKAEGDTRFLVRVSYLEIYNEEVRDLLGKDQMQRLEVKERPDVGVYIKDLSGYVVNNADDMDRIMTMGHKNRSVGSTNMNEHSSRSHAIFTITIECSEKGVDGDQHVRMGKLHLVDLAGSERQGKTGATGQRLKEATKINLSLSTLGNVISALVDGKSTHVPYRNSKLTRLLQDSLGGNSKTMMCANIGPADYNYDETISTLRYANRAKNIKNKARINEDPKDALLRQFQKEIEELRKKLQEGEEISGSEGSGSEEMDEGDDEGREGGEGRRKRRGSGSSISSSDSSIEAQTTEEKPKAQTRKKKVSPDKMVEMQAKIEEERKELEAKLDMEEEERNKARAELEKRENDLLKAQQEHHLLLEKLSALEKKVIVGGVDLLAKAEEQEKLLQESNNELEERRRRAEQLRRELEEKEAERLDMEEKYSSLQEEAQGKTKKLKKVWTMLMAAKSEMADLQQEHHREIEGLLENIRHLSRELRLQMLIIDSFIPQEYQEMIENYVQWNEDIGEWQLKCVAYTGNNMRKQTPVPDKKDKDPFELDLSHVYLAYTEESMRQSLMKLERPRSSKSSRPKTGRRKRSAKPEAVMESLLQ, encoded by the exons ATGCCG AGCAACAAGATGGACAAATCTGACAAGCCGGAGGTCATGGACAACGTGAAAGTGGTTGTGCGATGTCGACCGCTGAACCAGAAGGAGAGGAGTATGGGCCACAAGCAGGCCGTCAGTGTGGATGAGAACCGAGGGACCATCACCGTCAACAAATTAGAGACCACCCACGAACCCCCCAAAACCTTCACATTTGACACCGTGTTCGGACCAGACAGCAAACAGCTGGACGTTTACAATCTGACAGCCCGCCCCATCATAGACTCAGTATTAGAGGGTTACAATG GGACCATCTTTGCGtacggacagacagggacaggaaaGACGTTCACCATGGAGGGAGTGAGGGCAGTGCCAGAGCTCCGAGGAATAATCCCCAACTCCTTTGCTCATGTGTTCGGCCACATCGCCAAAGCAGAGGGCGACACCCG GTTCTTAGTTCGCGTCTCTTATCTGGAGATTTACAATGAAGAAGTGAGGGACCTGCTCGGGAAGGACCAGATGCAGAGGCTGGAG GTGAAGGAGAGGCCAGATGTGGGCGTTTACATCAAGGACCTGTCTGGTTATGTGGTGAACAACGCTGATGACATGGACAGGATTATGACAATGGGGCACAAGAATC GCTCGGTTGGCTCCACCAACATGAATGAACACAGCTCTCGCTCTCATGCCATCTTCACCATCACCATCGAGTGCAGTGAGAAGGGCGTGGATGGAGACCAGCACGTACGCATGGGAAAACTCCACTTAGTGGATCTGGCG GGTTCTGAGCGTCAGGGGAAGACGGGAGCGACGGGCCAGCGGCTGAAAGAGGCCACTAAGATCAACCTGTCTCTGTCCACGCTGGGTAACGTCATCTCAGCTCTGGTGGACGGGAAGAGCACCCACGTCCCCTACAGGAACTCCAAACTCACCCGCCTGCTGCAAGACTCACTGGGGGGAAACTCCAAGACCATGATG TGTGCGAACATCGGCCCTGCGGACTATAACTACGACGAGACCATCAGCACGCTGCGTTACGCCAACCGGGCCAAGAACATCAAGAACAAAGCCCGGATCAATGAAGACCCCAAGGATGCCCTGCTACGGCAGTTCCAGAAGGAGATCGAAGAGCTTAGGAAGAAACTCCAAGAAG GGGAAGAGATCTCCGGGTCGGAGGGCAGTGGATCAGAAGAGATGGATGAAGGAGATGAcgagggaagagaaggaggagagggacgaAGGAAGCGGAGAG GTAGTGGCAGCAGCATCAGTAGCTCAGACTCCTCTATAGAGGCACAGACCACTGAGGAGAAACCCAAGGCTCAGACTA ggaagAAGAAGGTTTCTCCTGACAAGATGGTGGAGATGCAGGCGAAGatcgaggaggagaggaaggagctaGAAGCCAAGctggacatggaggaggaggagaggaacaaggCCAGGGCagaactggagaagagagagaatgatcTGCTCAAAGCGCA ACAGGAGCATCACCTGCTGCTGGAGAAGCTGTCAGCCCTGGAGAAGAAGGTGATCGTAGGAGGGGTGGACCTCCTGGCCAAGGCTGAGGAGCAGGAGAAACTACTGCAGGAGTCTAACAATGAGTTAGAGGAGAGACGCAGGAGGGCTGAGCAGCTCCGCAGAGAactagaggagaaggag GCGGAGCGTCTGGACATGGAAGAGAAGTACTCCAGTCTGCAGGAGGAGGCTCAGGGGAAGACCAAGAAGCTGAAGAAAGTCTGGACCATGCTGATGGCTGCCAAGTCAGAG aTGGCCGACCTGCAGCAGGAGCATCACCGGGAGATCGAGGGCCTGCTGGAGAATATCCGCCACCTCAGCAGAGAGCTACGACTGCAGATGCTCATCATAGACAGCTTCATCCCACAGgaataccag GAGATGATTGAGAACTATGTACAGTGGAATGAGGACATTGGGGAATGGCAGCTG AAGTGTGTAGCGTACACTGGTAACAACATGAGGAAACAGACCCCCGTGCCGGACAAGAAAGACAAAGAT ccgTTTGAGCTTGACTTGTCCCATGTGTACTTGGCCTACACAGAGGAGAGTATGAGACAGTCACTGATGAAGCTGGAGAGGCCCAGGTCCTCCAAGAGTAGTAGGCCCAAGACTGGACGAAG GAAAAGATCAGCGAAGCCCGAGGCTGTGATggaatccctgctgcagtga